The sequence GTCGCATCATTCTCCGCGCGCTTTCGAAGACCGGCGGAAGCCGCATTCGGGCTGCTGAACTGCTTGGTCTCCAGCCGAGCTATCTGTCCAGGCTCATCAAGCAACTGAATGTCAGTCGTTAGGAGAGAGGCAGCCTTGCCTCGACCGGGTGGCGGGTGTTCGAGCTCCTGTACCGTGTCTCATTTCCCGTGCTGCGCTCCCCTTCTTGACCCCTATCGGCTGAAGGACTAGGCTTGGGCGGCCGGAGACGACAGCATGCGTGAGTGAGGGCTCGAAAGGGAGGCCGTGACAATGGCGGAGCGTCAGGGCGCGATTCTGGTCGTTGATGACGATGCGGAGATGCGGGAACTGGTCCGGGATGTGCTCGCGGAGCGGGGCCATCAGGTGACCACGGCCGGCGGAGGCAGGGAGGCGCTGCAACGGCTCGCCGAAGGAGACTATGCGGCTGTCCTGACCGACCTGCGCATGAAGGAGATGCAGGGGATCGAGCTGCTGAACGAGATCAGGCGCCTGTATCCCGACACCGGCGTGATCCTGATGACGGCGTTCGGCTCCGTCGAGACGGCGGTCGAGGCGATGAAACACGGCGCGAGCGACTATCTCGTCAAGCCGGTGAAAACCGACGAGCTGGTCCGCGTGGTCGAACGCGTGTTGCGGGAGGCGGCCCTCCGGCGGGAGATCGCGCGTCTCCGGCGGGAAGTTCACAAGGAATACAGCTTCCACCAGATTCTGGGGAAGAGCAAGCCCATGCAGGAGGTGTTCGACCTGATCCGGCGGGTCGCCGACAGCCCGACGAACGTCCTGATCACCGGCGAGAGCGGGACGGGGAAAGAGTTGGTCGCCAAGGCGATCCATTACAACAGCGATCGCCGCCATGCGCCGTTCGTGCCGGTCAACTGCGCGGCCATTCCCGAGGCGCTGCTCGAAAGCGAGCTGTTCGGCCATATGAAAGGCGCCTTCACCGATGCGAAGGTGGACAAACGCGGGCTCTTTGAGGAGGCCCACACGGGGACGCTGTTCCTGGACGAGATCAGCGAACTGCCGATCATGCTCCAAGCCAAGCTGCTGCGGGCGATTCAAGAAAAAGTCATTCGCCGGGTCGGCGCGACAAAACCCATTCCCGTTGATGTTCGGATCATCGCGGCTACGAACCTAAACCTGGAGGAAGAGGTCAAGGCGAAACGGTTTCGGGAAGATCTTTACTACCGCTTAAACGTGATTGAAATTCCTCTGCCTCCGCTCCGTGAAAGACGCGAGGACATCGTCATGCTGGTGGATGCTTTCTTAAAGAAAGCGGGTGAGACCAGAGGCAAACGGGTCCAAGGCGTGAGCGAGGCGGCGCTTGCCTTGCTGGTCGATTACGTCTGGCCGGGGAATGTCCGCGAACTGGAAAATGTGGTCGAGCGCGCCGTGACCCTCAGCCGCGGGGACAAGATTGTTCCGGAGGATCTGCCGCCGGCGATCCAGGGCGCGCGCGGGGAGCGACGCATTCTCGACGAAGCGGCCGAGCGGACGCTCCCGTTGGAAGAAGTGGAAAAGGAATACATTCTGCGGATTCTGGAGAAGACCGGCGGAAACAAGTACCAGGCCGCGCATATTCTGGGGATCGACCGGAAGACGCTCTATCGCAAGCTGGGCGAGATCGAAGGCAAGGCGCAGGGGTGACCGCGTGGAGCTTCAGGCGGACGACTTGCTGTACAAACTGATCGTCGAAGCGTCGCCGAGCGGGCTCTTATTGGTCGATGAGGCCGGGACCATCGTGATGGCGAATCCCTGTGTGCTCACCCAGTTCGGGTATTCAGAGGCGGAGTTGCTCGGGCAATCGGTGGAAATCCTGGTGCCGGGACCGGCGCAGGCGATTCATCGGACCCACCGGACCGGCTATATGCAGGAGCCTCAAGCGCGAGCGATGGGACGGGGACGAGAACTCTACGGCGTGCGCAAGGACGGCAGCGAATTCCCGGTCGAAATCGGACTGACCCCCCTGCAGGTGAATGGACGCATGTATGTCTTGGCCTCCGTCGTGGACATCACGGAGCGCCGCCGCTTGGAAGAGCAGTTGCGCCGGACCGAGCGGATCGCCGAACTGGGCACGCTGGCCTCGGGCATGGCGCACGAGATCGGGACGCCGATGAACGTCATCCTCGGCCGGGCGGAATACCTCCTGGAGCGGGTCACGGAGGAGCCGATCAAGAAAAGCCTGCAGATCATCGTCACGCAGGTCGAACGGATCACGCGGGTCATGAACCAACTGCTGGCGTTCGCCAGACGGCGCCCGGTCGACCGCCGGCCCGTCGATTTACGCGAGACGATCGAAGGCAGCCTGGAGATGTTCCAGGAGCGCTTGGCGCGGCACGGCATCCGGATCGAAAAGTCGTTCCGCGACGACTGTCCGAAGGTGCGCGCCGACGCGGATCAGATGAGCCAGGTGTTCATCAACCTGGTCATGAACGCCATTCACGCCATGCCGGAAGGCGGCACGTTGCGGGTCGGCCTCACTCGGTCCAACGGAACGGTTCGGCTGACCGTGGCCGATACCGGTCACGGCATCGCGCAGCAGGACCTCGCGAAGATCTTCGATCCGTTCTTCACCACCAAGGAGACCGGCAAGGGCACGGGGTTGGGACTGACGGTGGTGAAAGGCATCATAGAGGAACACGGCGGGTCCATCCAGGTCGAGAGCGAGCCGGGAAAAGGGACCACGTTCACGATCAGCCTGCCGGTGAGTCAGTAACAAAAGCGAATAGCTGATAGCATACCAGCTCTATCCTCTATCCTCCCGCGGACTGTGGCATCCCGCGACATCCCTTCTCCCGGCCGATGGGGTTTTTCTCGCCATCGAGCCGACTCCCCGACGCACCCCCCGCGCTCCATTCAACACTGAATCTTGAGGGATAATCGCGTGTTGCGCGGTCTGGCCCGACTGGACCGATGGGCATACCCCTTGCGTCAGCTGGTGTCAGAAACCTCCCGGTCAAGCCGAAAGGGGAACATCCGTGCACGAAAGGAAAGCGGTCGTGTTGCTTGTGGTGGAAGACGATCAGGAGATGCGCAGCCTGCTCTGCGACGAGTTGATGAGCGACGGGTATCAGCTTCGGGAGGCCGCCACCGGGGAGGAGGCCCTCTCGTCGATCGGCAAGGAGGTGCCGGACTTGATCCTGACGGATCTCAAGATGCCGTCCGGGGGATTGGAGTATGTGAGTCGGCTGCGTCAGGCTGCGCCATGCTGCCCGATCGTGCTCATGACCGCCTTCGGCGAGCAAGGGATCCGGCAGGAGGCGTTCCATCGCGGGGCCACGGCCTATTTCGATAAGCCGGTCCGCATTGCCGAGTTGAAGGCAACCATCAAACGGCTGCTGGATCATCAGAGAGCATAGTTTGAACAGAGCTCACAGCGAACAGCTTCACCCTCACCCCTCCCTCCCCCCTCGAGGGGGAGGGTGAGGGAGGGGGGTGATTTTCACGAGTGTATAAAGAGGAGACAACGCAAGTGGAGATGGCCGGGTTTCCGAACGAATCCATAGCCAGCGGCCCCTTCGCCGATGAGGTGTTGAACGCCCGATTGGAGGCGCTCAGACTCCTGGCGGACCATCTTCCTAATCGTGTCCGGGTCGTGGTGCTTGGTCCGGATCTGCGGATTGTGTATTCCAATGAGCCGGCATGGACCTCGGCTGCCGATCTCGAATCCGCCCGTCCGGCCCCGTGCTATGAGGTCATTGGTAAACAGATCAAGCCCTGCGATCCCTGTCCGGCGATGCACTCGCTTGTCACAGGTGAAACGGCCTCAGTCCCGGCCGCGCCCGGCCACGCCTTTCCATGCGGAATCAGTCAGGCGTTTCCTTTGAAGTCCTCTCGAAACGACACGCAATCGGTCCTCGTGTTGCTGCATCCTCCGAAGGGGACGGGTAGAGGGCCGGCGCCGGAGAATGACGTCCACGAGGAACGGGAAGACGAACGACTCGGCGACCTGATCGGCCGCAGCCCGGTGATGCGGCAGATGTTCGAGATGATTCGTCTGGTCGCCGACAGCCAGGCGACGGTGCTGCTCCAAGGTGAAAGCGGGACGGGGAAAGAATTGGTCGCGAAAACGATCCACCGGCTCAGCGCCCGTTGCGATCGCCCCTTCGTGGTCGTTGACTGCGGGTCCTTGCCCGAGGCCTTGCTGGAGAGCGAGCTGTTCGGCCATGTGAAGGGCGCCTTCACGGGAGCCGTCTCGTCCAAGCGCGGGCTGTTCGAGGAAGCCGATGGAGGGACGATCTTTCTCGACGAAGTCGCGGACACGTCCCTGCAATTTCAGGCCAAGCTGCTGCGGGTGTTGCAAGAGGGCGAGATCAAACCGGTCGGAAGCAACCAGCGGATCAAAGTGGATGTGCGGGTCATTTCCGCCAGCAACAAAGATCTTCTGGATCTCGTGAAGGCGAAAGCGTTTCGCCAGGACCTCTACTATCGACTGGCCGTGTTGCCGTTGTTCCTGCCGCCGCTCCGCGAACGGCGCGAAGACATCCCGCTGCTGGTGCGGCACTTCATGGCGGTGTCCTGCAAGCGACATCGACAACCCGTCCGAGTCGTGACCCCGGAGGCCATGCGGGCGTTGACCAACGCGCCCTGGCCCGGGAATGTGCGCGAGTTACAGCATGTGATCGAGCGCGCCGTTGTGACCACCAGCGGCTCCGAACTGACCTGCAAGGATATCGCCGGGCTGGCGTCGCTCCCTCCTTGCGGCGATTTGCGGACCGTTTCGCGCGGCGCCGCGGAGCAGGCGGAGCGGGCCCGCATCCTCGAAGCGCTCCAGGAAGCCGGGGGCAACCGGGTCAAGGCCGCCCGTCTCCTCAGGATCAGCCGCGCCAGCCTCTACAACAAGCTGCGCGCCTATGGGATCGACCGTGAATAGCGCATCGCTCTGCTTCCCTTCCCGAGATGCAAACTTTGCATGCCCCTCAGGTCGCCGGGATCCTCTTTCTCGCTCACTCCTGAACAGCGGACCTCCAAGTTTTGAATTTCATTGAAAAGATAAGCTCGAAGGTCTTGGCTGCCTTGACGGCACATCTGTTGCTCGCCCGGTGAGAAATGAAAGTAGCTGAGCGCGAACGGAAGATGTCCGGACGTGAGACCCCTTACCTGCGCTTCCTGCGGCCAAACGCTGACCCACGCGATCTGGGACAAGCTGACGGAACAGGTCTACTGCGACCGCTGCATTCCCCCGTTGCCCCCGGCCTCAGACCGGAACATCCGGTCTCGTAGCCCGATGGACACGAGCCGCCGGACGGGCTTGGTACGGAAACGATCCGATGAATGACGAAGCCGAGAAGGTGTTGGAACCCGAGGACAGCCCGTGTGAGTGCTGCGGGCGCACGTCGCCGCGCCTTTTCTTCGACCAGCGAAGCCGGCTGCTGCTGTGCCCGCGGTGCTTCAAGGGCATGCGAGAGCTACGAACGCACCAAACCTTCCGTGAGTCTGCGTAGCGTCACAAGAGATCAGGCGATCTTGTGCGACGGAAGACCCGATACCAGATACAAATTGCCGATGAAGAAACGAAGCTCCGCTGGTTGATCAGCCGCCAACCCGGCAGCCTGGAACTCCGGTATTACCTGCTGTTCCTCTTGGTGGCTAACCGGCGATATATGCAGGCAGCCAAGGAATGTGCGCGGATTCTGGAGCGTCACTCGGACGACGTGATCGCCAGAATATGGATGGCGGCTTTGGGAAGGCGGCTGCTCCTGGCGCAGGTCCGTCGCGCGATTCGGCGGCGGCGCAAGAGGCGTGGAAATCGTTTGTGGAGGCATGTCTGCCGCTACTCGGAGTGACGCGGTCGCGACTAGCACGGCCGGGCTTTGTGTTGTCCACCAAGCCCTCATGCTTTATCATCAGTCCGCCGCACCGTCGACACGTCATCTCACGACGCCTTCGAAAGCGGCTCGTTCCCGGCCGCGGGAGTCATATCGCCCTGCTCAGGCTGGTGCGAAGAGGGCGCGCCCATTCCCCTTGGAATATGCAGCCTCTTCAGCACCTCGTGTTCTCCTTCTTTCACAAACTGGGCGGAGACCCAGTCTCCGACGATCAGATCGGCCAGGGTCTTGCGCTCATCGCCCGCGAGGATTTCGCTGTCTGGCCTGACGTCCAGACGCCGAACTCTCTTGCCGTCGTGCTCGGAAGGCTGAATGACGATGGTGTGGTGGACCAGATCGAGCCCAACGAGGGTCCCCCGCAGCTTATAAGCCTTTTGGGACGTCCGTTTCTGAAGCGTGTTGGCTGCCATGGCTGTGTCTCCTCTTCTTCAAATAAATGGCGCTGTTGATCGACGAGCCTTATTAGAACCGTGAACGCATACAGCATGCCTCGGTAGCTGAGAAGGGTTCGTGTTATGACGGGGAAGCGCCGGAGCCGGCGGAAAACTCGGAGGAACGACGCGGGGCGGAAGCCTAGACGCGAGTGAGAGAGCCGGTATCACACTCCATCGTCGTCGGAACAGTCCTGCGGATAAGTGCAATCTTTGCAGCCTTCATCCTGGCTGTGAAGGGAGGGCTGTCGCCGGCCGGCCTGTGCAGCGTAATTCTTCAAGTTGAACGATGAGTTGCCCATGTGGACATGCGGTGTGGCTGATGGTGCGCGAGTTGCTTATGACAAAAAACAGGCAATGCTGCAGGAGCCCATCAGCCCGCGATAAATGGAAAAGGTTGAGGACTTGAGGAAGGAGCTACAGATCCCCGTCGTTGACCTGGCGACTCGCCTCCGGCGGATCACGGAAATCCTGGATCAGATCGTGCCGGAAGCGGAAGAGCGCCATGTGGAGGTTCAGGCTTCGCTCGCACGGACCTTCGCGCACATCGCTCGCCATGACATCGCTCAGGCTATCTCCCTCCTGGAGAACATGCTCAGGAAAGATCCGCTCTGGCTTCGCGGGTATCTGCTCTTAGGCACCATCTACGAAGAAGCACAGGGCGCCGGGCAAGCCATCGCCGTGCTCGAGAGCGGGATCAACATCTGCCGGGCGTGCCTCCGGTCATCCGCCATGCAAAGTTGCTCCCTGATCAAGAGGGGAACGTTCGGCCATGAAGTACGGTCTCGTCTCCTGCGTCGAGCCGCCTGCCTCTCGCGTTACGAACGGATTCTGCGACACCGGTTTGCACAAGTGCTGGTCCAGGCGGGCCGCTTCGAGGAGGCGCTCCAATATTGGACCGAATTCGAGCCCCTGCATTGCGCCTGATGGCATGCCGCGCAGGCTCTGCGAACGCATGAGGCGGCGAGTTGAGGGTGACGGGAAGAGCGATGAAAGGGATCCACATGGGACCAACCAAAAGGAGGATCTAACTTCATGAACATGGTGAAAACATCGGGGCAGGAACAGGCGCCGGTGCAGTACTGTGACCGGTGCGCCCGGCGGTCGTCAACCCTGGTTCTTGATGACCTCAGCTTGCAGGAACTCTGCGCTGAGTGCCGGCGGGAACTGGCACGATTACGGGCAAGACACATTCAGCCCATCAAGGCGGGGCGCTGACCGGGTCCAAGGTCCGCCGGCGGCCGGCGCGTTCGCGGGGATATACAGGGTGGTCCGGCGGTGTTAGCATACCGGTGAGTCTCACTCCAAGCCCGGTTGATCAGGATGTTCCGGCCCGTTCCAGAGACCACGCTTTTCCGCGGGATTCCGTTTCGCCTGATCGCGTCCGTCCTTTTGATCCTCGCGCTCGCCGTCTCGGTCATCCTCCTCTTCAGCTTAGAGCATGAGAAGCTCCTCTTGCGGGGGCTCACGGAAGGCAAGCCCGTTCCCACGGAGCTCTTTCCTGCGCTCTGGCAGTCACGCCGCGATCTGATCGCGGTGACCGTCCTCCTGTTCCTGGTCAGCGCGATCGGCATCGCCGCCGTGATCACGTTCTTGCATTATCACAGCACCAGGCGGACCCTCGAAGAGGTGAAAGGGCTTGCGCGGAATATCCTGCAGAGCATCCCGACCGGGGTGCTCACGGTGAACCGCGACGGAGTCATCACGGCCGTCAATCCGACGGCCGAAGCGGTGTTGAAACGGTCGTCGTCGGGCTTGCTCGGCCATCCCTACGAGTCGGTGTTCGCCGAAGGCGAAACGATCCGGGCGGTGCTCGACGAGGCGTTGCGCAGTCACCGGCACGTGAGTCAAAAGGATTTGCCTTACGAGAGGGGCGACGACCTGGCGCGGACGATCCGCGTCAGCACCGCCGAGTTGACGGGAGACGACGGTCAACCGGCCGGTGTCATTCTGCAGGCCCAGGACGTCACCGAATGGCTGGCGTTGGAACGACGCGTCCACGTCGCCGAGAAGCTCGCGGCGTTACACACCTTGTCGGCCGGGATGGCGCACGAGCTGCGGAATCCGCTCAGCGCGATGGATTTGAATCTGCATCTGCTGGAAGAGGAACTGAAGGACAAAGAGGCGTTGGGTCCGCAGGCCGCGCATTATTTGCACGTGCTCAATGCGGAATGCCGGCGGCTGTCCGCGATCCTGGACAACTTTATGAAATTCGCCCGGCCCGGAGCCCCCAGCCTCCATGAAGTGGACATGAAGAAACTGATCGCGCACATTTTAGCGCTCATGCAATTCGAGGCGGAGGAGCGTAAGATCCGCATCGAGCGAATCATCGAAGAAGGATTGCCGCCTGTGCTGGGCGATGAAACCCAGATCAGCCAGGTCCTGGTGAACGTGGTGGTCAATGCGTTTCATGCCATGCCGGAAGGCGGTATCTGCCGGGTCGGCGCCTTTCGGCGCGAGGCTGACGGGCAACCGTGGGTCGAGATCTCCGTCAGGGACACGGGGGTGGGGATCAAGCAGGAAGAGTTGGCGCGGCTGTTTGAGCCGTTCTACACCACGAAGCCGAGCGGGAGCGGGCTGGGCCTGGCGATTGCCTATCGAATTATCCAGGACCACGCCGGGACGATCGAAGTCACGAGCGCGCCGGGGAACGGCGCAACGGTCGTGATGAAGTTTCCGGCGGTCGTTGGACCGCCGCAGGCGGCCGCGGTGGGATCATGAAACAGGTTGCCGACATCCTCGTCGTAGACGACGAGGTGAATATTCGTAGCGCGCTGGTGACGATGCTGGAAAAGAAGGGCCACCGCGTGTGCGGGGTCGGGACCGGGGAAGAAGCGCTCGCGCATCTGGAGGAAGCTAGGGCGGACTTGGTGATCACCGATCTCAGGATGCCGGGAATCGGAGGCATGGAGTTCCTGCGCCGCCTGAAAGGCGCGTGGCCGGACACGGAGGTCGTCGTGATGACCGCCTACGGCTCCATTGATACGGCCGTGGAGGCGATGCGGTTGGGCGCGTACGACTATCTGACCAAGCCCATTGATCGGGAACGATTCCCCGTCGTGGTCGAGAAGGCGCTGGAGCGCCACTTTCTGGCGGCGGAAAACAAACAGCTCCGCGATCGTCTGGAGACGAGGACGCGCTTCGAACAGATGGTCGGCGCGAGCGAGCCCATGCAGCGCGTGTACGAGCTGGTCGATCTGGTGGCGGGAAGCGACGTCACGATCCTGCTCACGGGAGAAAGCGGAACCGGCAAGGAGCTCGTCGCCCGGGCCATCCATCACAAGAGCGCGCGAGCGAACGGGCCCTTCGTCACGTTGAACTGCGGGGCTCTGCCGGAGAACCTCTTCGAAAGCGAGTTGTTCGGCTATGAAAAAGGGGCGTTTACCGGAGCCATGGCAACCAAGGTCGGCCGGTTTGAGCTGGCCGACGGGGGCACGCTGTTGCTCGACGAAGTGGGCGAGTTGTCCCTGAAGTCTCAGGTCGACTTTCTGCGGGTGCTGGAGACCAAAGAGTTTCGCCGGCTCGGCGGGACAAAGGTGATCACGGTGGACACGCGGATCATCGCCGCGACCAACCGGAACCTGGAGGAAGCCGTCAAGCGAGGCGAGTTCCGCGAAGATCTCTATTATCGATTGAATGTGGTGCCCATCAAACTTCCGCCGTTGCGTGAACGGGGAGAGGACATTCCGCTGTTGATCGAACACTTTCTCCATGAATTTGCCGCGCGGCACAATCGGGAACCCAAGGAGATGTCGCGCGAGGCGATGCGACTGCTGCGGCTGTATGCCTGGCCGGGGAACATCCGGCAACTGCGCAACCTCCTCGAGCGGTTGGTCGTCACGGTGCGCGAGACCACCATTCAACCGCACCATCTGCCGGAGGAAGTGCAGGCCAGTCGGGAAGATGTCCGCACGATGGTGATCACGCTGGGCAGCTCGCTCGAGCAGATCGAACGGGAAGTGATCCGGCGCACCTTGGCCGAAGTGACGAACCACCGGGAAAAGGCCGCGAAGCTGTTGGGGATCAGCCTGCGCGCGCTGCAATACAAGATCAAAGAATACGGAATACGAGACTGATTCTTTCCACTATCCCGCCTGATTATCCGTTCACTGAATACCCGCCCGTTCCGCCGAGTGCGCGCATCCTGCGCGAGGCGGCGAAGCTTCCGATCCGTATCTGCAATTCTTGCACGGCTCGGGGTGCGATGAGGCGATCCGTTCTGTAGCCCCTCCACGTTCATACCATAAGCCCTCGATGTTCATCGATGTCATGCGTCGGCCCGGCTTCAGCACCTTGCCTGCAAAGGCACGATGAAGAAGCCTCTCGTCGAGAGACGTTGGGGCACCGTCAGTCAATGTGGCAGAGGCACAGGGTGACAAAGAACATTAGCAATCGTGCAAACGGGCGGGTGGGTTGGAGATCGTCTGCGCGTCGACCTGGGTCTCGGCTGTGGCCGCCACTGCGGTCTCGGAGATCCGGCTCAGGCTTTTCATCGAACTGGTCATGCTGGTCGCCGCAAACTCCGTGCTCCGCGACGACTGCCTCCTTTGGCGTTTGAAGCAACAGAGTCGTCAACGCGATGTCGGAGCATCGCGCCCGCATGTCTCGCAGAAACTCGTCAAGGTGCAGTTTCTGCATGGCAGGAGGGATCGGACGCCATCGGCGCACCGTTCCGTCCCTCTGCTATCGTCGAACCCTCGGTAGTTCCTCGCGTGTCCATGTGACCATTCCTGCCGATCCTCGTGGCACCGACCTTGCTGAACGAGCCGACTCTTCAGAGAGACGCGCGCAGGACAAGGTGATAGCCGTGGCGGCCGATCATCGGAAAACTGTTGAGCCGGGAGGAACACGCAGTGGGCGAAATGACGAACAAGAGTGCTGAGATGAAAAAGAATGCCGATCGGATCATCGATGTGGGCCCGGCCGGGTTTCAACCACCGTCGGCGATGGAGATGGGCGTCACGGTCCCCGATCCGGGGTTCGGGCTGCTCTATGGCCGGCATGCACCGGAAGACGAGGTGATCGCGGAGGCCGCCCGGCAGCTCTTCACGCGGAAGAACCCGACGATTTTTCCCGGCCCCCTCTATCTGTGGGCGTGGCATCCCGACTGGATCGCCAAAGGGCAAGCGCTCTTGCGGCTGGCTGCCGAAATTCCCGGTGTCATGATCATCCCGATGCCCGACTACCGCGCGAAGTATCCGAAGATCGATCCCGAGGAAGCCATCAACCCCAATCATCCCAACCTGACGATCTGGGGGAACAAGATCGAAGCGGCGTTGTTCATCGGGATCCACTGCCACTATGCCAATCTGGCGTTGCGGATGGTGCGGGCGGGAACGAACTGCCTCACCATCGCCTTCTGCCACGATATCCACGAGGACGCCATGGTCAGCTTGCAGGATTTGGACGTCAAGAAGATGGACCATGTCATCGCCATCTTCCGCAAGGTCAGAAAAGAACTGGGGATCGCCATGCCGAAAGACGGGAAAACCGTCCGGCTCACCGGTACGCAGGTTCGAGCCAACCACGGTGTGGAATCGGTGAACCCGTTGGTGGCGTAGAAACAGCGGAGATCGGTCGGCCGGATACGGCATGGGATTCGGGATGGGCTCGATGGGAGAGCGAGGAACGGAGGCGTCGCAAGCGCCGCTATCGCTAGGGCCGGATCAGCAGGAGGAGCAATCGATGACGGCCGGAGAACGGAGCAGCCGGCTTCGTCGATTGCAAGATGCGGTCACGATCTGCCCGACCGATCTCACGACCCGCTGTGAGCTGGCAAGTTTGCTGGAGGTGCTGAACCAAAAGGAGGAAGCGCTCTTTCATTGGAAGGCGATTCTGGCCTGCAACCCGAATCATCTCGAAGCCTGGGAAGGCGTTGCGCGGTGCAGGGAAAAGCTGGCGCGAGGGCTTCCGCGCACGTGCTAGGTGTGGAGCGGGCCGTGCTGGCTGCGTGAGGAATTCGTGGTTGCAACGGCCTCGTGATCGTCTGGTCGACAACGGAAGAAAGGAGGTGAGAGCGTGGCGGCGAAAAGAAAGGCGAGTTCAAAGAAAGCCAAGACAAATCTTGCGAGTACAAAAAAGAAAAAGAAAAAGTAGCAGGCAAGGATTTCGAGCGAGAGCGACATGGACATGCTCATCGTACAGCTTCCAAGGGGACGCACGGCCGTGGTGCGATGGAACGCGGAGACCGGCCGGGTGACGACGAATCATCCTGGGCTTCGTGTGACGGCGTTCAGAAACGGAGTCAGGGACTTCAGCGGCAAACTCGTGCTCCCGCATGCGGGACGTGAGTTCTTGTCGGCGCTCTATGACGCGCTGTTCCTGAGCGGCTATCAGGTGCGTTGGTGCCGGCCCGCCAGGGAGCTTGACCGCAGCGTACCTTCACTGGATTGACAGGAGGAGGTCCAGTGCCGCCTTTCACCGCTTGGCTTCCCGCACGACGGGATCATGAAT comes from Nitrospirota bacterium and encodes:
- a CDS encoding sigma-54 dependent transcriptional regulator, whose translation is MAERQGAILVVDDDAEMRELVRDVLAERGHQVTTAGGGREALQRLAEGDYAAVLTDLRMKEMQGIELLNEIRRLYPDTGVILMTAFGSVETAVEAMKHGASDYLVKPVKTDELVRVVERVLREAALRREIARLRREVHKEYSFHQILGKSKPMQEVFDLIRRVADSPTNVLITGESGTGKELVAKAIHYNSDRRHAPFVPVNCAAIPEALLESELFGHMKGAFTDAKVDKRGLFEEAHTGTLFLDEISELPIMLQAKLLRAIQEKVIRRVGATKPIPVDVRIIAATNLNLEEEVKAKRFREDLYYRLNVIEIPLPPLRERREDIVMLVDAFLKKAGETRGKRVQGVSEAALALLVDYVWPGNVRELENVVERAVTLSRGDKIVPEDLPPAIQGARGERRILDEAAERTLPLEEVEKEYILRILEKTGGNKYQAAHILGIDRKTLYRKLGEIEGKAQG
- a CDS encoding ATP-binding protein, whose product is MELQADDLLYKLIVEASPSGLLLVDEAGTIVMANPCVLTQFGYSEAELLGQSVEILVPGPAQAIHRTHRTGYMQEPQARAMGRGRELYGVRKDGSEFPVEIGLTPLQVNGRMYVLASVVDITERRRLEEQLRRTERIAELGTLASGMAHEIGTPMNVILGRAEYLLERVTEEPIKKSLQIIVTQVERITRVMNQLLAFARRRPVDRRPVDLRETIEGSLEMFQERLARHGIRIEKSFRDDCPKVRADADQMSQVFINLVMNAIHAMPEGGTLRVGLTRSNGTVRLTVADTGHGIAQQDLAKIFDPFFTTKETGKGTGLGLTVVKGIIEEHGGSIQVESEPGKGTTFTISLPVSQ
- a CDS encoding response regulator, whose protein sequence is MHERKAVVLLVVEDDQEMRSLLCDELMSDGYQLREAATGEEALSSIGKEVPDLILTDLKMPSGGLEYVSRLRQAAPCCPIVLMTAFGEQGIRQEAFHRGATAYFDKPVRIAELKATIKRLLDHQRA
- a CDS encoding sigma-54 dependent transcriptional regulator, which encodes MAGFPNESIASGPFADEVLNARLEALRLLADHLPNRVRVVVLGPDLRIVYSNEPAWTSAADLESARPAPCYEVIGKQIKPCDPCPAMHSLVTGETASVPAAPGHAFPCGISQAFPLKSSRNDTQSVLVLLHPPKGTGRGPAPENDVHEEREDERLGDLIGRSPVMRQMFEMIRLVADSQATVLLQGESGTGKELVAKTIHRLSARCDRPFVVVDCGSLPEALLESELFGHVKGAFTGAVSSKRGLFEEADGGTIFLDEVADTSLQFQAKLLRVLQEGEIKPVGSNQRIKVDVRVISASNKDLLDLVKAKAFRQDLYYRLAVLPLFLPPLRERREDIPLLVRHFMAVSCKRHRQPVRVVTPEAMRALTNAPWPGNVRELQHVIERAVVTTSGSELTCKDIAGLASLPPCGDLRTVSRGAAEQAERARILEALQEAGGNRVKAARLLRISRASLYNKLRAYGIDRE
- a CDS encoding ATP-binding protein — its product is MFRPVPETTLFRGIPFRLIASVLLILALAVSVILLFSLEHEKLLLRGLTEGKPVPTELFPALWQSRRDLIAVTVLLFLVSAIGIAAVITFLHYHSTRRTLEEVKGLARNILQSIPTGVLTVNRDGVITAVNPTAEAVLKRSSSGLLGHPYESVFAEGETIRAVLDEALRSHRHVSQKDLPYERGDDLARTIRVSTAELTGDDGQPAGVILQAQDVTEWLALERRVHVAEKLAALHTLSAGMAHELRNPLSAMDLNLHLLEEELKDKEALGPQAAHYLHVLNAECRRLSAILDNFMKFARPGAPSLHEVDMKKLIAHILALMQFEAEERKIRIERIIEEGLPPVLGDETQISQVLVNVVVNAFHAMPEGGICRVGAFRREADGQPWVEISVRDTGVGIKQEELARLFEPFYTTKPSGSGLGLAIAYRIIQDHAGTIEVTSAPGNGATVVMKFPAVVGPPQAAAVGS
- a CDS encoding sigma-54 dependent transcriptional regulator translates to MKQVADILVVDDEVNIRSALVTMLEKKGHRVCGVGTGEEALAHLEEARADLVITDLRMPGIGGMEFLRRLKGAWPDTEVVVMTAYGSIDTAVEAMRLGAYDYLTKPIDRERFPVVVEKALERHFLAAENKQLRDRLETRTRFEQMVGASEPMQRVYELVDLVAGSDVTILLTGESGTGKELVARAIHHKSARANGPFVTLNCGALPENLFESELFGYEKGAFTGAMATKVGRFELADGGTLLLDEVGELSLKSQVDFLRVLETKEFRRLGGTKVITVDTRIIAATNRNLEEAVKRGEFREDLYYRLNVVPIKLPPLRERGEDIPLLIEHFLHEFAARHNREPKEMSREAMRLLRLYAWPGNIRQLRNLLERLVVTVRETTIQPHHLPEEVQASREDVRTMVITLGSSLEQIEREVIRRTLAEVTNHREKAAKLLGISLRALQYKIKEYGIRD
- a CDS encoding carbon monoxide dehydrogenase beta subunit family protein → MKKNADRIIDVGPAGFQPPSAMEMGVTVPDPGFGLLYGRHAPEDEVIAEAARQLFTRKNPTIFPGPLYLWAWHPDWIAKGQALLRLAAEIPGVMIIPMPDYRAKYPKIDPEEAINPNHPNLTIWGNKIEAALFIGIHCHYANLALRMVRAGTNCLTIAFCHDIHEDAMVSLQDLDVKKMDHVIAIFRKVRKELGIAMPKDGKTVRLTGTQVRANHGVESVNPLVA